The sequence TTATGTCTCTTTCCCATCCATCATCAGCATTATCCCATTCACCCAAGATCATTTAACTAGAAAGTGAGATATTGTACATGAAATCCAAGTAGTATTTATCAAGAAAGATATGGTAGGTGTTGCCAATTTTAAGGTGATAATTATCAGTTATTATGCTGTGACTCTACTTTCCCTAATATGCCTTTaaatgaagaattcaaaaggaattAGCTATTCTGAATTTGGCATAATCTCTGAAAGTTGTCTATGTCTTTCATAAAATTCTTGTCATTTCTCCATGCCAGATGGAAAGGTTTTCTGAATTCATCTATGCTTAGGTAGTGGGGAATGTAGTCTGATGTTTATTTTAACTTGTTTTAAGTTCCTTACTATTCCTATACTCTAGGACGGGCTTTTGTTCCATTCgcccaaataaattttttttttttaattttcatgtgGTCAATAGTagagtcgggggggggggggtagctagatggtacaatggataaagtgccagccctgaagtcaggaagacctgagttcaaatccagcctcagacacttaatattacctagctgtgtgaccttgggcaagtcacttaaccccaagtgctttagccaaaaaataaaaaaaaaagtcttttcttccatttatacCAGACCAAAAAGCACTCTACCTTGCGTTCCCATTGTTTCATGACTTCCTCAATTAGTTTACCTCTTAATCTACTATAAAGCAACTCCTAGTCTCTTATACATGACATAAATTCCATTCCAATCAAGACTTAGTAAGCTATGAGATCACATTTTTTTGTTATAATCTTTTAAGACTATCTTGTTatttatactttgtatatatgtgaatagaCATTTAAACCATAGATTTCACTGCTTCTTTTATTAGATTTTGTCTATGAATTTTCCATTGTTCCTGGATTTTCCCTACAGGATTCAGTATTGTAGAAGTCcaattttgttcttttccaaTTTAAATCATTCATTAGATCTAGAAAACTCTTAGAGGGGGAGGAGACAGACAAATGAATAATCAGGAAAtcagtttcagtttccccatctataatgATTGTACTACATATTTTACTGAGCTGTAATGAATATAAATGAGCATCAGGAGTATTTTATATActaaagtatataaaattttaaaaactaaatcacTATAAATAGTGCtatcattaataaaattaacaaaaaacataagaaaaagacTTTGTAACTCATATCTGCAatgacaaaagagaaattaaaatagactGAAGTGAAAATAAGGAAGTCAAACAATGTTTGTGGTAATGGTAAGTATTTAAGCAATGGAAACCTAGTATATGCATCAGCTATTTTTTTTAgacaagaattttaaaagttagtgTTTGTTAATTCATTTTATGCTCTAAACTTAATGAAATTAAACCAAACCGCTTTGAAGTTTATTGAGACAAGAACCTGTTGAAGACTGATAGGAAAATGCATTGCAGAGATATACATCCCTTCATAGTGAAGAATAAACCACAGATAGGAGTAAACCTGATACTCTGAACTTCAGTGCAAAGAGAGTTAAGAACTTTAAATTAAATGTCACTTAAACTTATCTGTTGTCTATGATATTCTATGTATCAAATGAACTATGAATTCTCAAAGGGCTTTTTGGTCCCTCTTTTTCAGGAGACTTATTCTTACACCGTATTAAACTGTCAGGGGAATTAGCTAATTACTCTTCACATTTACAATAAAAATTGTAtgtgaatgttttaaaataattacaaagttacagaaatatataaattaaatgagtAATCCATAGGGATCATgactttagagctagaaggatcaAAGAGATGAACATCCTAGCtaaacctcattttataaaggaaacagAGCCCTTTagattatttgcccaaggtcacaaataGTAAGTATCAGGGACTTCGGATTGGGACAGCATTACTTATTGTAATATCTATTTAGTACcccacaaattaaaaacaaatgcagaggggcagctaggtgactcagtggatagagcaccagccctgaagtcaggatgacttgagttcaaatctggtttcagatacttcaCATTTCCTAGTTcttttaagtcatttaaccctaattgcctaagggaagggggaaaaaaaaagccaaaacaaaacaaaacaaaacaaatgcacaCAATCAGTAtatagagaaagaacaatggattgaAGACATGACATCCTAGAATTCTAGTCCAGGGGTTCTTACTGGAATACATAAAACCCTCAAAAGGTATGTGTTTAGATTTCAGGGGGCTCACTGACTAGAATgggaaaaatttacattattttctcaAACTTCTTtgctgaaatttaacatttccctgaattattaaataacattttctgaaaagaaattagTTCTACCAACTTATCAAAGATCTatctgtgaagatcgcgtattttaaaatcagcccgagtcaggaattcaggttaggggaaaatcgtcagtttttattctcagtgaagaaggatcggaggtggaagagaatgggcaatagcaatgtgtgtagccgagtcaagaagctagctagaccagcagccacatgaccagtcactaggagtatggaacccaggctaatctctcccagcttctcttcctgtctctctctgcctccacccacccaaatggtcatttcctatacaacacatcaggacttgcacagagcgTGGGCGGGGcctattctttatccaatcatgtatattaatagagtatagcccaattactatttagcctcacgtacttgggacctcagtgcatcaactcaaacctcagcccattacatctatCTACCAATTTATAAAAGATATCTATggcacaaaaaaggttaagaaatctGTTCCAAGaaggttttgtaaagatgaatgttgaaaactatctttgcataaaataaaaagctattaagaaagaaaaaagaaacttgttcTAGTCCAAGCTTTGAAGTAAGCAAGAATGGCTCTGAAGCAAATAACTAAACATCAGAATCAGGTTTGTCCTTTCCAAAAGGAAGTTAATCTAGTCTCAATTTTGACCTCTTGAAGCAGTTAGATCCATTTTTGGAGATCCTTAAtattattaaagtattttcttctattcAGCTCAAATCTGTCTGTGTTAGACCTGGTTCTACTTGGATTAAATCTAATCATTCTTCCATATAGTACCTTTCAGTAGTTAAGTCAATGATCATGTTCCCATGAACTAATTACCATCAGTTTCTTTAACTAATCTTTTTATGACATGATGGATTAGATGCTTGGTCTATAATGCTTCTATGAGTTTTGTCTATGGACTAATCTAAATTTGGATTTAACTTCTGAATAGATTGGCTAGTATGTGATGAATTTTTCATCCTAGATAATTTATAAAGGTCCATTTATAGAGATGTACATCTCCAACACTCAATTTTCCTATTAAACTTTATTCCAAGGAATACTCACACAGTGAAATCAGATTCTTGCCATAATTATAATTaacatggggggaggggaaaaagagaaaaatcatttaaattctgcGGTCCACTGaatcttcatatgtaaaatgaaagggatgaagAAGATACTACCACTTCTTACAGTTGAAAACACTGAATTTTCTACTAGTTATACCTTTAGGTGGTATTTAAGTACCAAATTACACCACAATCACCAGCTGACCATGATATTATTTACTGAAACATCTTAAGTAAAAGTCTGCAAAGCTATCAGTTTATAAGTAACAGACAGGGAGCtgggaatattaattttttttttttaataaatgtgctTTTGttcacaaaaaagtgaaaaaaaggacAACATCAACTCAGACATACATTATCTGGTGTGCTACTCTCCCACTCCTTGGCAACCATGATATAATAACACCTGATCTAGTCATGATCCTGAAGAATTTAACAAAAAGATCATCAGTTGCTTTTAAAACTCAAATACTCGGACAATCCTGTATTCAACAATGCCTAGAAGGCATGACTATCCCTCTGAATTTTCATACCCACATGAAGTCATTCTGAAAGTACCTATATAATAAAACTATTACATTTTTTCAAAGGCTCCTATATAACATTACATATATCCTGACCACCAAGCCATAGGAATGGATTAATTTCAACACTTAAAACACTTAAATGGCTTTTGTGGAACACGTATTAGTTTGAATTCTGTGCCATCTCTGAATAAATGGTAAATTCAGAGTAACAAATGATATTCATGAATTCAAACACATTTACACTAGATGGTAATAAGGTTGTAGACAACTTGAAAGTACTAATTAAAATACACCATGCACACTTTGGAGCATAAGCAAAATCAGCAACATATGTAAACAATTTCAAGAATGTATAGCACCAACATTTTAGCTGTAACATAACTGCTGACTCTAAAGCCATGCTAACATAACATTCCTTTCTCCTAAGATATTTTGTTTACTTTCAAAGCGCTTTAAAacatgttattttgttttctttgctcttGTAACTGAACTGagtgaaatcaaagaaaatgagtaTGGCAGTGTAGGCACTCTGACCACAATGTAGTTTTGCAATTATCCTAAATTCAGCACTCCTTTTGGTTACAAGAGATGACTGCAGAGCTTCACTAGAAAGAAAAGTCAGTCTTAATTTGAGTAATATTATGTTACCTAGAAAAAGTGAATTATTCCAAATGATATTCTACCAATTTCAACAACATACATTTtagagaaataacattttaagttttttttaaaaaaatctaattttcagTAATTTAGCAAGTAAAATCTAATTTGAAATAATAGGTGTAAACAATCAACTGCTTACCTCTTAAAAggatatttgtatttctaaataaaatttgacattcaacCTTAACTACAGCAAGTCACAATAAGCACAAAACAATTCATATCAGAGTATATAGAAGTGCAGTTTATGAATCTTAGGATGAATTTATAGAAAATGCAGTCTTTTTCTTTAAAGCAACCATGAAATCTGAAATTTTGATATTTCAGTGCAAAACCTCAGTAtgaggtatttttaaaatgtaataaccacttgaaaaaaaatccacacagTGGCACTCTTAAAAATGATAGGTTATGAGACAGTTTCTGGCTGATGAAAATAAGATAAGATGGCCTAAATATTCCAGTTGTTAAAACTAGCTTGTCTTCACCtagataattttttcccttcatctatttttttggggggggaaggaaaggatgggagaagggaaaggattttAAGAGAAGGTTTAAGTATACTGCCATCTAAGTCCAAGACAATAAGCTCCTCTTTTAGAATACAGACAAATAAGAACACTAGACtatcaaaaacaatttttgtgATATTATCAGAtggagtattttatatttttctttaaaacccCAGAACTGAATTTTACCACTTAAACAAAAAGGTGAAGACCATAACAAAGATGATTCATAaatcacagctttttttttttttttttttttaaacaagttcaaATGTTAACATAGTTGCTTTGGGTCAGTGGGGAGCAGCATATTGCTGcctaatttaaaaattctgtatATAGTAAACTAAGAGTCACCCACAAGTAATTACTAGAATATTTATGTACAAATCAATATGAGATGTATGAAAATACTAACTGCGTAATTAGGTTAATGGAATTCATTTACAAAGTTTCTCCCCCAAACGTTAAACTTTGgagtaaaaaataattatcaaaatctATAAAAGGACACAATGTATGACACTCTTGCATGGATGTGATACTATGCCACACATTCCTCATCCTTACCAAATTCTAGTTAAACTTTTTATGAACAGCAGAAGAAAAGAAACCACAATGAGTATTATTACTAATATCCATAAAGCACAGGCAATACTGGTTCATCAGCCAAAATTGAACGGAAAATAGCTTTTTGCTACAGACAATATTTTTgctaccaaaaaaggaaaaaaaaattgataagtgCGTCCAAAAACCCTCCAAACAAACCAATCTTTTACTTCACATCAATTTTAACTTGTGAGTCAAAAGTGCAAACTACAGTTTTCTATGCAAATACCTCAAATTTTTCCCCACTTCATCTTAAATTCCaacagtattttaaaagaaaaaaaaaaaaacagcaaaatgatGCTTCATTTCACACAACAGCACTGAAGAGAAAAATGTACCTTTCTATATTTTAGTGCTACAAATCCTAAAGATTGTAACAGTAGTTTCTGCTACAATAGGAGTCATTTTGCATgaaattttaagctttttatataagaataaatttttaaaatttagaagtagaaaaaaatagcaaactcTGTAAACCTTTGCAATTTTTCTATGCAAACCGTGTTAAGTACTGAGCCCATGTTAATATCTCAAATTAGTTTGGGCAAGAAAGCAGTCTGGATTgaaaagggctttttttttcccccccttataCTATTAACTTAAAAGTAATATGGGATCTTCTAGCTCATAGAAAGGAATTGAGCTTGCTTGACTTTCTCCGGAATCTGAGTCATATGGAGCATCAGGAAGCTCCGTGAAACTGTAAGCCAGCTGTTCATCTTCTATATCAGACCGGACATAACTGGAAGGATTGGAGTATTCCTCATCTTCTACACTGTTGAAATCTTGTGGAATATATAACATTCCTGGATAGTTTCTGCTAACCAAGTCAATAGTAGTTTTTAGAGAGATTTTCCTAAAAGCCATTAGATGCatatgagaaaattttgaatactTGAAACGTTTAAAGCCAAGAGACTCTATAGCAATTTTCCAGCTTTTCATCATCATAGCATGTCGATTCTGATGAGAGGAGTCAGGAGTAATGATGAGTAACAGTCCATTTAATACTAAAAGTTCATGGGCTTTTTTGCAACAAATCCACCGCTGATAAGGTGatgggaaataagaaagaaggagagaaaaaacaacTACATGAAAAAGCTCTCCAGGAAGAGAATCAATTGGGTTTTTCAGCTGTTTCAAAAAGGCATCTATTGTATCTTGTGCAAGTTGAAGTGGCTGCTGAAGCTGCAGGTTCAGGAAGTCACATTTATAGACACTCTGGGgagaagaaaagtagaataaaTTAAGACTTTGAAAATTACTGTCTGCTCAGAAATTAGAACAATCATGGGCATACAGTTTCCATTCTCCATAATAAAGCACACATATACTTCCACAAGGCCTTACCCCAAATTATCATCCATTCAAAAAAGATGTTATTCCAAAATCTCTGAacatttcctaaatatttttgtgATTAACTTTAATTTTCCTCACATATCTCAACCACACCCAATTGTA comes from Sarcophilus harrisii chromosome 5, mSarHar1.11, whole genome shotgun sequence and encodes:
- the BMT2 gene encoding S-adenosylmethionine sensor upstream of mTORC1; protein product: MEPGAGGWGAARGQGAGPPGGQPPREQERKLGQEKLSGLVKSVHRRLRKKYRQVGDFDKIWREHCEDEETLCEYAVAMKNLADNHWAKTCEGEGRIEWCCSVCREYFQNGGKRKALEKDEKRAVLAAKGTPALSVNDSSKFEDHLTNFSFTNPEYITELLQPSGKIRLLDVGSCFNPFLKFEEFLTVGIDIVPAVESVYKCDFLNLQLQQPLQLAQDTIDAFLKQLKNPIDSLPGELFHVVVFSLLLSYFPSPYQRWICCKKAHELLVLNGLLLIITPDSSHQNRHAMMMKSWKIAIESLGFKRFKYSKFSHMHLMAFRKISLKTTIDLVSRNYPGMLYIPQDFNSVEDEEYSNPSSYVRSDIEDEQLAYSFTELPDAPYDSDSGESQASSIPFYELEDPILLLS